One Nocardia iowensis DNA window includes the following coding sequences:
- a CDS encoding CPBP family intramembrane glutamic endopeptidase: protein MTVGDQHPGRVSSVLGFPSWNGVPVQAWRRISQTGRARLADAASRDRGQAAVGLRRRRVVTALTVLIGATVLGMSVRLDAESPLFYPATLGLAVVWTVGAVVSGPVSMGPLRSDERFRRPILVPVVVGLALAAIFVVGGVVVRALPWVTDQVDQALLHARPGPAIALVAVTAVNGIAEELFFRGALYDAVREYRPVLVSTLVYTATVLAAGNFALAFAALLLGFVTGLLRRAYGGVMAPALTHVIWSGCLLFALPWAFPVP, encoded by the coding sequence TTGACGGTCGGTGACCAGCATCCGGGGCGGGTCAGCTCGGTGCTCGGGTTTCCATCGTGGAATGGTGTTCCGGTGCAGGCATGGCGGCGAATCTCCCAGACCGGGCGCGCTCGGCTCGCCGATGCGGCGTCGCGGGACCGCGGACAGGCCGCGGTGGGGCTGCGCCGCAGACGTGTGGTGACCGCGCTGACCGTACTGATCGGGGCGACGGTCCTGGGGATGTCGGTGCGGCTGGACGCCGAGAGTCCGCTGTTCTATCCGGCGACACTCGGTCTTGCGGTGGTCTGGACGGTGGGCGCTGTCGTGTCGGGGCCGGTGAGCATGGGGCCGCTCCGATCGGACGAGCGCTTTCGCCGTCCCATCCTCGTGCCGGTTGTGGTGGGGCTGGCCTTGGCGGCGATATTCGTTGTCGGCGGTGTGGTGGTCCGCGCATTACCGTGGGTCACCGACCAGGTCGATCAGGCACTGCTGCACGCGAGGCCCGGACCGGCCATCGCCCTCGTCGCGGTGACCGCCGTCAACGGAATAGCCGAGGAGTTGTTCTTTCGCGGTGCTCTCTACGACGCGGTTCGGGAATACCGCCCGGTGCTCGTCTCGACACTCGTCTACACCGCCACCGTTCTTGCGGCGGGCAATTTCGCGCTCGCCTTCGCCGCCCTCTTGCTGGGTTTCGTCACAGGGTTGTTGCGCCGCGCCTACGGAGGCGTGATGGCTCCGGCTCTTACTCATGTGATCTGGTCCGGGTGCCTGCTGTTCGCATTGCCTTGGGCTTTTCCGGTTCCATAA
- a CDS encoding NAD(P)H-binding protein produces the protein MRILVTGASGYVGSRLIPALLTEGHTVFAAMRDPESCRRFGWGAEVAAREFDVENPATIDTATRGIDTIIYLVHSMAGGDFIRKDAEAAEAVAAAATANGVRRIVYLSGLIPVGEELSDHLRSRQMVEETFLNSPVPTTVLRAAIIIGAGSTSFEIVRKMTERVPVTPIPTWMDRRVQPIAVEDVVHLLCASVTGEPRNQAYDIGGGEILTYPELLQRYARVAGLRRTQIRLPLVPTWLVGRLVAGITGVPSSTVTALAESLAHDLITRDDDAKRDLADSREFLSIDEAFRRSLTTRCEGTAAHGDVQAPSSTDPEWAGGDVAIENGRRTYLPRPLLTRLRMGLRGGDSDDPTVLMEPEKPKAMRTAGTRTRSHE, from the coding sequence ATGCGCATCCTCGTTACCGGTGCTTCAGGCTATGTGGGTTCGCGATTGATACCAGCCTTGCTCACAGAGGGCCATACGGTCTTCGCGGCCATGCGGGATCCCGAGTCTTGCCGCCGGTTCGGTTGGGGAGCTGAGGTCGCCGCACGTGAATTCGACGTCGAAAACCCGGCCACCATCGATACCGCCACGCGCGGTATCGATACGATCATCTATCTCGTCCATTCCATGGCGGGCGGCGACTTCATCCGAAAGGACGCCGAAGCGGCCGAAGCCGTCGCCGCCGCGGCTACGGCCAATGGCGTGCGGCGCATCGTCTATCTGTCCGGGCTCATCCCGGTCGGTGAGGAATTGTCCGACCATCTGCGGTCACGGCAGATGGTGGAAGAGACCTTTCTGAACTCGCCGGTTCCCACGACCGTGCTGCGGGCCGCGATCATCATCGGTGCGGGCTCGACATCGTTCGAGATCGTGCGCAAAATGACCGAGCGAGTCCCGGTCACGCCCATTCCGACTTGGATGGACCGGCGGGTGCAGCCGATCGCCGTCGAAGATGTGGTGCATCTGTTGTGCGCGAGCGTGACCGGTGAACCGCGCAACCAGGCCTACGATATCGGCGGTGGCGAAATCCTCACCTACCCCGAACTTCTGCAAAGGTACGCCCGCGTCGCGGGCCTGCGACGCACTCAGATCCGTCTCCCCTTGGTGCCCACCTGGTTGGTGGGGCGGCTCGTCGCGGGCATAACCGGTGTGCCGTCGAGCACCGTGACAGCTTTGGCGGAGAGTTTGGCCCACGATCTGATCACCCGGGACGACGACGCGAAACGCGACCTTGCCGACAGTCGAGAATTTCTGAGCATCGACGAGGCTTTCCGGCGATCGTTGACCACTCGGTGCGAGGGTACGGCCGCACACGGAGACGTTCAGGCACCTTCATCGACCGACCCCGAGTGGGCGGGCGGCGACGTCGCGATCGAAAACGGGCGCCGAACCTACCTACCCCGACCATTGCTCACCCGTCTTCGCATGGGACTGCGAGGCGGTGACTCCGATGATCCGACGGTCCTTATGGAACCGGAAAAGCCCAAGGCAATGCGAACAGCAGGCACCCGGACCAGATCACATGAGTAA
- a CDS encoding Lrp/AsnC family transcriptional regulator, translated as MTTIDELDRGIVHALHIDGRAPFNRIGEVLGVSTQTVARRYRRLRAEAGLRVVGLSHLERDDHTRWLVRLGATTAAARTLAHSLARRPDTSWIKLLSGGTEILLIVRIPRQADAAHSLLLKDIPRTAGIATVSAHYVLHTYLGGPTPWRGQIAALNEQQQGQLEPRYGKPMSGRAVSSADDVLLTSLQADGRAGLAELAAATGWSPATVARRLADLRGRDEIFFDVQADDTLFGANVQALLWMSVAPGQLDQVGMELAQHPELAFVHATTGPSNLVAQAMCPDPGALHHYLTRRLGNIGAIRTLETTPVLATVKAAGRVTAELPKAARGTRRP; from the coding sequence ATGACCACCATCGATGAGCTGGACCGAGGCATCGTCCATGCCCTGCACATCGACGGCCGCGCACCGTTCAATCGCATCGGCGAGGTGCTGGGCGTATCGACACAGACCGTGGCTCGCCGCTATCGGCGGTTGCGCGCCGAGGCAGGCCTGCGGGTGGTCGGCCTGAGCCACCTGGAGCGCGACGACCACACGCGCTGGCTGGTACGCCTGGGCGCCACCACCGCGGCGGCTCGCACGCTCGCGCATTCGCTGGCCCGCAGGCCGGACACCTCATGGATCAAACTGCTGTCCGGCGGCACGGAAATCCTGCTCATCGTGCGCATTCCACGCCAAGCGGACGCGGCGCACTCGTTGCTGCTGAAAGACATACCCCGCACCGCGGGCATCGCGACGGTATCGGCCCATTACGTGCTGCACACCTACCTGGGCGGCCCGACCCCGTGGCGCGGACAGATCGCGGCACTGAACGAGCAACAGCAGGGTCAGCTAGAGCCGCGCTACGGCAAGCCGATGTCCGGACGGGCTGTGTCCAGCGCCGACGATGTCCTGCTGACCTCACTACAGGCCGATGGACGGGCGGGGTTGGCCGAGTTGGCCGCCGCCACCGGGTGGTCACCGGCGACCGTCGCGCGACGGCTGGCCGATTTACGGGGACGCGACGAGATCTTCTTCGATGTCCAAGCCGATGACACCCTTTTCGGCGCCAATGTCCAAGCGCTGCTGTGGATGTCGGTCGCACCCGGCCAACTCGACCAGGTCGGCATGGAATTGGCCCAGCATCCCGAACTCGCCTTCGTACACGCAACCACCGGCCCGAGCAACTTGGTGGCGCAAGCGATGTGCCCCGACCCGGGCGCCTTGCACCACTATCTGACCCGTCGCCTCGGCAATATCGGTGCCATCCGAACGCTGGAGACCACACCCGTTTTGGCCACGGTCAAGGCCGCGGGCCGCGTCACCGCCGAACTTCCCAAGGCTGCCCGCGGCACTCGTCGTCCATAG
- a CDS encoding NAD(P)H-binding protein codes for MILVTGATGTVGRSLVHQLVAAQVPVRALTRRPAAAKLPDVVDVVAGDLSKPADIAAALRGVDRVFLLSTGPDIPTHDANLIREAARAGVAHVVKLSSGRTGDDTATDPIPSWHRLGEQALRDSGIGWTILGPLGFMANALHWAGSIRSQDSVFAPYGHGRIAVIDEDDIASVAATVLTTDGHDGRTYRLSGPEALTPREMTGILGDLLGRPLRFVEVEPAVARQAILDHGQTEVMTDAIMALRATALESFTSAVHPTVSEVTGRRPNSFREWATRHIADFT; via the coding sequence ATGATTCTCGTAACTGGCGCTACCGGCACTGTCGGCCGCTCACTTGTCCACCAGCTCGTCGCCGCGCAGGTGCCGGTGCGCGCGTTGACGCGGCGACCGGCCGCCGCGAAACTTCCCGATGTCGTCGATGTGGTCGCTGGCGATTTAAGCAAGCCCGCCGACATCGCCGCGGCGCTGCGCGGCGTCGACCGGGTCTTCCTGCTCTCCACCGGTCCCGACATCCCCACCCACGACGCGAACCTGATTCGCGAGGCCGCGCGTGCCGGAGTCGCGCACGTGGTCAAACTGTCCTCCGGCCGCACCGGCGACGACACTGCCACCGACCCCATTCCGAGCTGGCACCGCCTCGGTGAACAAGCGCTGCGCGACAGCGGCATCGGGTGGACCATCCTCGGTCCACTCGGCTTCATGGCCAACGCGCTGCACTGGGCCGGCTCGATTCGCAGCCAGGACAGCGTGTTCGCCCCCTACGGCCACGGCCGGATCGCGGTCATCGACGAAGACGACATCGCGTCCGTGGCCGCCACCGTGCTCACCACCGACGGTCACGACGGGCGCACCTACCGGCTCAGCGGACCGGAGGCATTGACGCCCCGCGAGATGACCGGCATTCTCGGGGACCTTCTGGGCAGACCGCTACGGTTTGTCGAAGTGGAGCCCGCCGTCGCCCGTCAGGCGATCCTGGACCACGGACAGACCGAGGTCATGACCGACGCGATCATGGCGCTGCGCGCCACGGCACTGGAGTCGTTCACCTCCGCCGTACACCCGACAGTCAGCGAAGTCACCGGCCGCCGACCGAATTCGTTCCGGGAGTGGGCCACTCGGCACATCGCCGACTTCACCTGA
- a CDS encoding response regulator transcription factor has translation MRITLADDSALLRESIAQLLTAEGHEIIDSVGTATELLAAVRVRQPDLVIADVRMPPDHIDEGIRAAMEIRSRWPGVAVLVLSQYIERRYATEFLTGTGGIGYLLKDRVSAIDAFLDAIERVGNGGTAFDPEVVRQLLLHSRAESPLNRLTERERTVLTLMAEGHSNSAICDELYITRSAVEKHINAIFTKLDLPPGAAHNRRVLAILEYLRADASDT, from the coding sequence GTGCGGATAACGCTGGCCGACGACTCCGCGCTGCTGCGGGAGAGCATCGCCCAATTACTCACCGCGGAGGGCCATGAAATCATCGACTCCGTCGGCACCGCCACCGAACTGCTTGCCGCCGTGCGGGTTCGGCAGCCGGATTTGGTGATCGCCGACGTCCGCATGCCACCCGATCACATCGATGAGGGCATCCGCGCCGCCATGGAGATCCGTAGCCGCTGGCCGGGCGTAGCCGTTCTCGTCCTCTCGCAATATATCGAAAGACGTTACGCGACAGAGTTTCTGACCGGCACCGGCGGCATCGGTTATCTGCTCAAGGACCGGGTCTCGGCCATCGACGCGTTCCTCGACGCCATCGAGCGGGTCGGTAACGGCGGCACCGCGTTCGACCCGGAAGTGGTGCGCCAGCTACTGCTGCACAGTCGCGCCGAATCACCGCTGAATCGCCTCACCGAGCGTGAGCGCACGGTGCTCACGCTGATGGCCGAGGGACACAGCAATTCCGCGATCTGCGACGAGCTGTACATCACCCGCAGCGCGGTGGAAAAGCACATCAACGCCATTTTCACCAAGCTCGACCTGCCACCGGGCGCCGCGCACAATCGTCGCGTCCTCGCGATCCTGGAGTACCTTCGCGCCGACGCGTCCGACACCTGA
- a CDS encoding sensor histidine kinase → MTTTLPTEAKVRGARRAGRIAVGLGLGVLMVPVDLAGMAGGLFAPRAAQSVVALEQCRLANLSSAPLRGHPTGHRAAGYLAVRALVGALTAIILMLIVAGLVVAVSVLIGAVTGGAVPVMDAPEPGRVTWMTAAVLVLPGLVLMYLAAQGLIGIVGMEVRLWNLFSRPGSGELEQRVVQLTSARAEVIEAIDEERRRIERDIHDGVQQRVVALSILLGRAERESEPRQQADMHRRALVETRNILDDLRAVSWRVYPAMLDRDGLRSALDALADRTPVPTHIDYRLTRRPPRPVESACYFTASEAITNVIKHAAAQRVDITVTQGAGSLTMLVRDDGRGGADPSGHGLTGIAARITALDGNMAIDSPAGGPTTIRVEVPCG, encoded by the coding sequence ATGACGACGACATTGCCCACCGAGGCCAAGGTCCGGGGAGCACGTCGCGCGGGGCGTATCGCCGTGGGCTTGGGACTCGGCGTGCTGATGGTTCCGGTGGACCTTGCCGGAATGGCCGGAGGACTGTTCGCGCCGCGGGCGGCGCAGTCGGTCGTCGCGTTGGAGCAGTGCAGGTTGGCGAACCTGTCCAGCGCCCCGCTTCGCGGCCACCCGACGGGTCACCGTGCGGCGGGGTATCTTGCGGTGCGCGCACTGGTCGGCGCGCTGACCGCGATCATCCTCATGCTGATCGTCGCGGGCCTGGTGGTCGCGGTGAGCGTGCTGATCGGCGCCGTGACGGGCGGCGCGGTCCCGGTCATGGATGCCCCTGAGCCGGGCCGCGTGACGTGGATGACCGCCGCCGTGTTGGTGCTGCCCGGTCTGGTACTGATGTACCTGGCCGCGCAAGGACTCATCGGCATCGTCGGCATGGAGGTGCGCTTGTGGAATCTGTTCTCCCGCCCGGGGTCCGGTGAACTGGAGCAACGTGTCGTCCAGCTCACCTCGGCACGGGCCGAGGTGATCGAGGCGATCGACGAGGAGCGGCGCCGCATCGAACGCGACATCCACGACGGGGTCCAGCAACGCGTCGTCGCCCTGTCGATTCTGCTCGGCCGGGCCGAACGCGAATCCGAGCCACGGCAGCAGGCCGATATGCATCGCCGGGCGCTCGTGGAAACGCGCAACATCCTCGACGATCTCCGCGCGGTCTCCTGGCGCGTCTACCCGGCCATGCTGGACCGCGACGGACTGCGCAGTGCGCTGGACGCCTTGGCCGACCGCACGCCCGTGCCGACACACATCGACTATCGGCTCACGCGGCGGCCACCGCGGCCGGTGGAGTCGGCGTGCTATTTCACTGCGAGCGAGGCGATCACGAACGTCATCAAGCACGCCGCGGCGCAGCGCGTCGACATCACCGTCACGCAAGGAGCTGGTTCGCTCACCATGCTCGTCCGCGACGATGGCCGCGGTGGGGCCGACCCGAGCGGTCACGGCCTCACCGGCATCGCCGCGCGGATCACCGCGCTCGACGGGAATATGGCGATAGACAGTCCGGCGGGCGGCCCGACGACCATTCGGGTGGAGGTGCCGTGCGGATAA
- a CDS encoding DedA family protein, with amino-acid sequence MTTDSTGSELSGIAGWAVHVMETMGSPGAGIAIALENLFPPLPSEVILPLAGFTASRGEFGLAEALLWTTAGSIVGALVLYGLGALLGRDRTRRIVARMPLMRVSDVDKAEAWFDRHGTKAVFFGRMIPLFRSLISIPAGIERMNLVRFTALTAAGSLIWNSIFVLAGYFLGENWDAVQLYADVLQKFVILAVLVALTIFVVRRVRGARRGRHARIGG; translated from the coding sequence ATGACAACGGATTCGACCGGCAGCGAACTCTCGGGCATCGCGGGCTGGGCAGTGCACGTGATGGAGACCATGGGCAGTCCCGGCGCAGGCATTGCGATCGCCCTGGAAAACCTCTTCCCGCCGTTGCCGAGCGAGGTGATCCTGCCGTTGGCCGGATTCACCGCCAGCCGTGGCGAATTCGGCCTGGCCGAGGCGCTGCTCTGGACGACGGCGGGGTCGATTGTCGGCGCCCTCGTGCTCTACGGGCTCGGCGCGCTGCTCGGACGCGACCGGACGCGGCGCATCGTGGCACGGATGCCCTTGATGCGTGTCTCGGATGTCGACAAGGCCGAGGCGTGGTTCGACCGGCACGGCACCAAGGCGGTCTTCTTCGGGCGGATGATCCCGCTGTTCCGCAGCCTGATCTCGATCCCCGCCGGAATCGAACGGATGAACCTTGTCCGCTTCACCGCCCTGACCGCCGCGGGCAGCCTGATCTGGAACTCGATATTCGTGCTCGCGGGTTACTTCCTCGGCGAAAACTGGGACGCGGTGCAGCTCTACGCCGACGTGCTGCAGAAGTTCGTCATCCTCGCCGTTCTGGTCGCCCTCACGATCTTCGTGGTGCGCCGGGTGCGCGGCGCGCGGCGTGGGCGGCACGCGAGAATCGGAGGATGA
- a CDS encoding serine hydrolase domain-containing protein: protein MRKKLFRITMVTCAVIIAVALLFVLVLVTQREQVLAFTVRRTAGWTNTDVILRVSDSGQSQVWVTSGAGVTHNGPLGAASRFRIGSITKTFVATVVLQLVDEGRIALDRPIAEQLPGMVPDGERITVRQLLNHTSGLYDYMKDPGMSTNRWRGSERFIGYQPQQLLEAAFRHAPYFAPGTRFRYSNTNYIVLGTLIEHVTGSSYGDEIARRILEPLRLSHTIIPGNDPAIPAPAIRAHRTLDGGTTADVTEMNPSLDWAAGEMLSTTADLDTFLEALLSGKLTSGQSLAEMMRTVPMGMGFHYGLGIQRFDPPCGGPVWGHGGELLGYLAFAYRSPAGRAMSMVIASAHSSDAIPLYATVTATFCLA, encoded by the coding sequence ATGCGGAAGAAGCTGTTTCGAATCACGATGGTGACGTGCGCGGTCATAATCGCGGTGGCACTGCTATTCGTGCTGGTCCTCGTCACACAACGGGAGCAGGTCCTCGCCTTCACCGTGCGCCGCACCGCCGGATGGACGAATACCGATGTAATTCTGCGGGTTTCGGACTCGGGACAGTCGCAGGTGTGGGTGACGAGCGGCGCCGGTGTCACACACAACGGACCACTCGGTGCCGCCAGCCGATTCCGAATCGGCAGTATCACCAAAACCTTCGTCGCCACAGTGGTGTTGCAACTGGTGGACGAGGGGCGGATCGCGCTCGACAGGCCGATTGCCGAGCAATTGCCGGGGATGGTGCCCGACGGGGAGCGAATCACCGTGCGGCAGTTGCTGAACCACACCAGCGGCCTGTACGACTACATGAAAGACCCTGGCATGTCGACCAACCGTTGGCGCGGCAGCGAGCGTTTCATCGGATATCAGCCACAACAGTTGCTGGAGGCGGCCTTTCGCCACGCCCCCTATTTCGCACCCGGGACCCGGTTCCGCTACTCCAACACCAACTACATCGTGCTGGGCACGCTGATCGAGCACGTCACGGGAAGCAGCTACGGGGACGAGATCGCCCGCCGCATCCTGGAACCATTGAGACTGTCCCACACCATAATTCCGGGTAACGACCCAGCCATACCGGCTCCGGCGATCCGCGCCCATCGCACGCTCGACGGCGGAACGACCGCCGATGTCACCGAGATGAATCCCTCTCTGGACTGGGCCGCAGGCGAAATGCTGTCCACGACGGCAGATCTCGACACGTTCCTCGAAGCCCTGCTCTCGGGCAAGCTGACAAGCGGACAGTCGCTCGCGGAGATGATGCGCACGGTGCCGATGGGCATGGGATTCCACTACGGCCTCGGCATCCAGCGTTTCGACCCACCGTGCGGTGGGCCGGTCTGGGGCCACGGCGGCGAACTGCTCGGTTACCTGGCTTTCGCGTACCGGTCCCCCGCAGGGCGAGCCATGTCCATGGTCATCGCCTCTGCCCATTCCTCGGACGCGATACCCCTGTACGCGACTGTCACCGCCACGTTCTGCCTCGCCTGA
- a CDS encoding lactonase family protein, whose protein sequence is MSSPAPASAAGATEADKVYVANSGRDFDGEVGPHNIAIFTVRADGGLTPFGDPVPTGMGARSLEFSPNGRFAYLAAIEENAVYSYAVDRAGGLTGFSPVRTGGRSPFGLAVAPDGRSLYTANIGSGTVATFRVRESGVPVLAGTTATEQPNPRNVLVSRDGQFLFVSHGLPNSAGPDALVLFPILPGGTLDRPRPSVAIGGGGTGMARTPDGRFLYIACSGTNDVYAFHVGRNGALNPVPGQPFPAPRTPEGVTVTPDGTRLYVTSVASQPEPNPTEAGVWTFAISDDGALDPLGPRIGPGLGPGVVAAADGERLYTGNFFGNTVSAFTIATGPPEEIADSPYSSRGTAPGFDAVAIRPRTTRE, encoded by the coding sequence ATGTCGAGCCCCGCGCCCGCCTCCGCCGCCGGGGCAACCGAGGCGGACAAGGTCTATGTCGCCAACAGCGGCAGGGACTTCGACGGCGAGGTCGGCCCGCACAACATCGCGATCTTCACGGTCCGCGCCGACGGCGGGTTGACACCGTTCGGCGATCCGGTGCCCACCGGCATGGGTGCCCGCAGCCTCGAGTTCAGCCCGAACGGGCGCTTCGCATATCTCGCAGCCATCGAGGAGAACGCCGTCTATTCTTACGCGGTGGACCGTGCCGGTGGTCTCACCGGGTTCTCGCCGGTGCGCACCGGCGGGCGGTCACCGTTCGGTCTGGCCGTCGCGCCCGACGGCCGCTCGCTGTACACAGCGAACATCGGCAGCGGCACTGTCGCAACCTTTCGCGTGCGCGAAAGCGGTGTGCCGGTGCTGGCTGGAACTACCGCCACAGAGCAGCCCAATCCCCGAAACGTGTTGGTCAGTCGAGACGGCCAGTTCCTGTTCGTCAGCCATGGCTTGCCGAACAGTGCCGGACCGGACGCACTCGTGCTCTTCCCCATCCTGCCCGGCGGCACGCTCGACCGCCCGCGGCCATCGGTCGCTATCGGCGGCGGAGGCACCGGGATGGCCCGCACGCCGGACGGCCGTTTCCTCTACATCGCTTGTTCCGGCACCAACGATGTGTACGCGTTCCACGTCGGCCGGAATGGTGCTTTGAATCCTGTTCCCGGGCAGCCGTTCCCCGCGCCACGCACACCGGAAGGTGTGACGGTCACGCCCGACGGCACGCGTCTCTACGTGACGAGCGTGGCCAGTCAGCCCGAGCCCAACCCTACCGAGGCCGGGGTGTGGACCTTCGCCATCAGCGACGACGGCGCTCTGGACCCGCTCGGTCCACGGATCGGTCCCGGCCTGGGGCCCGGGGTGGTCGCGGCAGCAGACGGAGAGCGCCTATACACCGGCAACTTCTTCGGCAACACCGTGTCTGCCTTCACCATCGCCACCGGTCCCCCGGAGGAGATCGCCGACTCGCCCTACTCCTCGCGGGGAACCGCTCCCGGGTTCGACGCCGTCGCGATCCGACCCCGAACTACGAGGGAATAG
- a CDS encoding matrixin family metalloprotease — translation MPSAVHRRNYRGRHRAAKSTTYGTPRLFATLLAGSLLAPGALSVATSATAAAQAPSFSYRAQIQGYDSDGRAIIHYNNRVNDPDIEKAVKHLNSTPGLELVLKPGTGRGAINISHGPLGGGVVGLGGWDNGPFVKLDPNNRNMERDDRTEVAAHELLHSIGLDHNDSGCSIMASVVNRCNSGPTPLSQNEISQLNSMYQRGKPNNPSDQTTPTNSDDQTEPTDDTTQAGDPGDWQSQPEQDSWGDWQSEPDQDAWGDWQGQPDQDAWGDWQSQPDQDAWGDWQSQPEQDAWDSWQSQPEQDAWGDWQSQPEQDAWDSWQSQPEQDAWDSWQRQPEQDFWGDWQSQPEQDTLNSWQRQPKRDAWGDWRGQPEQDTWDGWFKAS, via the coding sequence ATGCCGTCTGCTGTCCATCGTCGTAACTATCGCGGAAGACATCGAGCCGCAAAGTCGACCACGTATGGCACACCCCGACTATTCGCCACCCTGCTCGCTGGCAGCCTGCTCGCTCCCGGCGCGCTCAGTGTGGCGACAAGCGCCACCGCCGCAGCTCAGGCGCCAAGTTTCAGCTATCGGGCGCAGATTCAGGGCTACGACTCCGACGGCAGAGCGATCATTCATTACAACAATAGGGTCAACGACCCCGACATAGAGAAAGCCGTCAAGCACCTGAATTCGACCCCGGGCCTCGAATTGGTGTTGAAACCAGGCACGGGCAGGGGTGCCATCAATATCAGTCACGGCCCGCTAGGGGGAGGTGTAGTCGGGTTGGGCGGATGGGATAATGGCCCGTTTGTCAAACTCGACCCTAATAATCGCAACATGGAACGTGACGATAGAACCGAGGTCGCCGCGCACGAACTCCTGCACTCTATCGGTCTCGATCACAATGACAGCGGTTGCAGCATTATGGCCAGCGTGGTCAACAGGTGCAACAGCGGCCCGACCCCGTTGAGTCAAAATGAGATCAGCCAGCTCAATAGCATGTACCAACGAGGAAAGCCGAATAATCCGTCCGATCAGACCACGCCAACAAATTCAGACGACCAGACCGAACCAACAGATGACACCACACAGGCGGGTGATCCGGGTGATTGGCAGAGCCAGCCGGAGCAGGACTCCTGGGGTGATTGGCAGAGTGAGCCGGACCAAGATGCCTGGGGTGATTGGCAGGGCCAGCCGGACCAAGACGCCTGGGGTGATTGGCAGAGCCAGCCGGACCAAGACGCCTGGGGTGATTGGCAGAGCCAACCAGAGCAAGACGCCTGGGACAGTTGGCAGAGCCAACCAGAGCAAGACGCCTGGGGTGATTGGCAGAGCCAACCAGAGCAAGACGCCTGGGACAGTTGGCAGAGCCAGCCAGAGCAAGACGCCTGGGACAGTTGGCAGCGCCAACCAGAGCAAGACTTCTGGGGTGATTGGCAGAGCCAGCCAGAACAGGACACCTTGAACAGTTGGCAGCGCCAACCAAAGCGAGACGCCTGGGGTGATTGGCGAGGCCAGCCAGAACAAGACACCTGGGATGGTTGGTTCAAAGCCAGCTGA
- a CDS encoding DUF1772 domain-containing protein has translation MTKYARFASLVFSGLFAGFLIGVLVLELSLRGFDGAVYTQVRLVELDSLDKLAVVTLLPALLGTAVLAYRAFRTSTRWLTVAALALLVCVFGLTIAVNLPINADQLEWSVQSPPADWSDVRDRWQIAHAVRTAAAVLAFGLLAFAAVLPSRSR, from the coding sequence ATGACGAAGTACGCACGCTTCGCCAGCCTGGTTTTCAGTGGGCTCTTCGCCGGATTCCTCATCGGCGTCCTGGTCCTGGAGCTATCCCTGCGAGGCTTTGATGGCGCGGTCTACACCCAGGTCAGGCTGGTCGAGCTCGACTCCCTGGACAAGCTCGCTGTCGTCACGCTGCTGCCCGCGCTGCTCGGCACGGCGGTACTGGCCTACCGGGCTTTCCGAACGAGCACTCGATGGTTGACAGTGGCCGCGCTCGCGCTGCTCGTCTGCGTCTTCGGCCTCACGATCGCGGTCAATCTTCCGATCAATGCCGACCAGCTCGAATGGAGCGTCCAGTCTCCGCCCGCCGACTGGTCCGACGTGCGGGACCGCTGGCAGATCGCGCACGCTGTCCGAACGGCGGCCGCGGTCCTCGCTTTCGGATTGCTGGCCTTCGCTGCTGTACTGCCCAGCCGGAGCAGATAG